Proteins co-encoded in one Campylobacter ornithocola genomic window:
- a CDS encoding sodium-dependent transporter — MQRQTWSNTLTYILTVAGATIGFGATWRFPYLVGENGGGAYVLAFCIAMIFIGIPVILVENVIGRRRMLNSVDAFGGKTSDGIKISNSWQGVGYMGLLGSFGIMAYYMVIGGWVLAYIFKIIIGDFNISSPINAQYTSDFYNSTIENNPLLIGIFTTIFVIINWIILKKGVIDGIEKSVKYLMPFLFICLLIVVARNLTLEGASEGVKFYLTPDLSKITPKLFIDVLGQVFFALSLGFGVMITLSSHLKKNENLIKTSVYTGILNTLIAVLAGFMIFPALFSAGLTPDSGPSLVFKTLPVAFSHIPFGSVICVFFFLLLIIAALTTSLPIYQVIISVLEEKFKLAKNTAINLTLGSIFLLGNLPCILTYGPLKDITIIKGKNIFDSFDFISGNIFFVLTAFFCCIYVGWILKKDSIYELSNQNALKGSIFKLWYYYVKFIIPLIILVIFYFGIF, encoded by the coding sequence ATGCAAAGACAAACTTGGAGCAATACGCTAACTTATATCCTTACAGTAGCAGGAGCGACTATTGGTTTTGGAGCCACTTGGCGTTTTCCATATCTAGTAGGTGAAAATGGGGGTGGTGCTTATGTTTTAGCCTTTTGTATAGCAATGATTTTCATAGGAATTCCTGTGATTTTAGTTGAAAATGTCATAGGAAGACGTAGAATGTTAAATTCAGTCGATGCCTTTGGTGGAAAAACAAGCGATGGGATCAAGATATCTAATTCTTGGCAAGGTGTTGGCTATATGGGGCTTTTGGGTAGTTTTGGGATTATGGCTTATTATATGGTAATAGGTGGATGGGTTTTAGCTTATATTTTTAAAATTATTATAGGAGATTTTAATATTTCAAGTCCTATTAATGCTCAATATACAAGTGATTTTTATAACTCAACCATAGAAAACAATCCTTTATTAATAGGAATTTTTACTACTATATTCGTAATAATTAATTGGATCATCTTAAAAAAAGGTGTAATTGATGGCATAGAAAAGTCAGTAAAATATCTTATGCCATTTTTGTTTATCTGTCTTTTGATAGTCGTTGCACGTAACTTAACACTTGAAGGAGCAAGTGAAGGTGTAAAATTTTATCTTACCCCTGATCTTTCTAAAATAACTCCTAAGTTATTTATAGATGTTTTAGGTCAAGTATTTTTTGCTCTATCTTTAGGTTTTGGTGTAATGATAACCCTATCATCTCATCTTAAAAAAAATGAGAATTTAATTAAAACTTCTGTTTATACTGGAATTTTAAATACCCTTATAGCAGTACTTGCTGGTTTTATGATTTTTCCAGCTTTATTTAGCGCAGGTTTAACTCCCGATAGTGGACCATCTTTGGTCTTTAAAACTTTACCTGTTGCTTTTTCGCATATACCTTTTGGAAGCGTAATTTGTGTATTTTTCTTTTTGCTTTTAATCATTGCCGCACTTACCACAAGCTTACCAATTTATCAAGTGATCATTAGCGTTTTAGAGGAAAAATTTAAACTAGCTAAAAACACCGCTATTAATCTAACACTTGGAAGTATTTTTCTACTAGGAAATTTACCTTGTATACTCACTTATGGTCCTTTAAAAGATATTACTATCATCAAAGGGAAAAATATTTTTGATAGTTTTGATTTTATTAGTGGAAATATATTCTTTGTTTTAACTGCATTTTTTTGTTGTATCTATGTAGGTTGGATACTAAAGAAAGACTCTATCTATGAACTTTCTAATCAAAATGCCTTAAAAGGAAGTATTTTTAAACTATGGTATTATTATGTTAAATTCAT
- a CDS encoding NAD(P)/FAD-dependent oxidoreductase — MQKKKILFLGAGYATLSAIKALPDEFFDKTQVSLINNNSYHYHTILLHKVASNEDIDSSKYNLLPLLNSKVNFIQDEVLKISKDKVFTKNNEFGFDILVCGLGFTKETFGIKGMQEYALSIDNYENALKVNEIIYEKINNYKITHNEDDLKIIVCGGGLSGVEFIASLAKELKIFCQKEQIAYEKLELSIIEAMDQILPMFDKNLALKAKQRLEALGVKVYEKSKIIECEKNGIRLDGGEFIKANTIIWTAGVRGSGVIENSTDFPSVRSRIEVDAFMHPLNAENASKYFFIGDNSLFKNPKTNTPYPPTAQLALREGAYVAKALMAMVDENEFKQEFSFISGNTVCSIGNDYAVGTVLHKPISGFLAIKLKIFIEKLWQYQLIGIKGFFK, encoded by the coding sequence ATGCAAAAGAAGAAAATTTTATTTTTAGGAGCCGGTTATGCTACTTTATCGGCCATAAAAGCTTTACCTGATGAGTTTTTTGATAAAACACAAGTTAGTTTAATTAATAATAATTCTTATCATTATCATACTATTTTATTACACAAAGTGGCTTCTAATGAAGATATTGATAGTTCAAAATATAATCTTTTGCCTTTATTAAACTCAAAAGTTAATTTCATTCAAGATGAAGTTTTAAAAATTTCTAAAGATAAAGTATTTACTAAAAATAATGAATTTGGTTTTGATATTTTAGTATGTGGACTTGGTTTTACTAAAGAAACTTTTGGTATTAAGGGTATGCAAGAATATGCTTTGAGTATAGATAATTATGAAAATGCTTTAAAAGTTAATGAAATCATATATGAAAAGATAAATAATTATAAAATAACTCATAATGAAGATGATTTAAAAATCATAGTTTGCGGTGGAGGTTTAAGTGGGGTTGAATTTATAGCTTCTTTGGCTAAAGAGCTTAAAATCTTTTGTCAAAAAGAGCAAATTGCTTATGAAAAATTAGAACTTTCTATTATTGAAGCTATGGATCAAATTTTACCAATGTTTGATAAAAACTTAGCTTTAAAGGCAAAGCAAAGATTGGAAGCACTTGGTGTAAAAGTATATGAAAAATCTAAAATTATAGAATGTGAAAAAAATGGCATAAGACTTGATGGAGGAGAATTTATTAAAGCTAATACCATCATTTGGACTGCAGGAGTTAGAGGTAGTGGTGTTATAGAAAATAGTACAGATTTTCCTAGCGTAAGATCACGTATAGAAGTTGATGCTTTTATGCATCCTTTAAATGCAGAAAACGCATCAAAATATTTTTTTATAGGTGATAATAGTTTGTTTAAAAATCCTAAAACCAACACCCCTTATCCTCCAACTGCTCAACTTGCGTTAAGAGAAGGAGCTTATGTGGCAAAAGCTTTAATGGCTATGGTTGATGAAAATGAATTCAAACAAGAATTTTCTTTTATTAGTGGAAATACAGTTTGCTCTATTGGAAATGATTATGCAGTTGGCACGGTTTTACATAAACCTATAAGTGGATTTTTAGCAATTAAACTCAAAATTTTTATAGAAAAGCTATGGCAATATCAGCTTATAGGAATTAAAGGTTTTTTTAAATAA